The Macaca fascicularis isolate 582-1 chromosome 11, T2T-MFA8v1.1 genome includes a region encoding these proteins:
- the TNS2 gene encoding tensin-2 isoform X3: protein MGWPRGSPCCCPAPPRPRPAGRPPQPRKAEPHSFREKVFRKKPPVCAVCKVTIDGTGVSCRVCKVATHRKCEAKVTSACQALPPAELRRNTAPVRRIEHLGSTKSLNHSKQRSTLPRSFSLDPLMERRWDLDLTYVTERILAAAFPARPDEQRHRGHLRELAHVLQSKHRDKYLLFNLSEKRHDLTRLNPKVQDFGWPELHAPPLDKLCSICKAMETWLSADPQHVVVLYCKGSKGKLGVIVSAYMHYSKISAGADQALATLTMRKFCEDKVATELQPSQRRYISYFSGLLSGSIRMNSSPLFLHYVLVPTLPAFEPGTGFQPFLKIYQSMQLVYTSGVYHIAGPGPQQLCISLEPALLLKGDVMVTCYHKGGRGTDRTLVFRVQFHTCTIHGPQLTFPKDQLDEAWTDERFPFQASVEFVFSSSPEKIKGSTPRNDPSVSVDYNTTEPAVRWDSYENFNQHHEDSVDGSLTHTRGPLDGSPYAQVQRPPRQTPPAPSPEPPPPPMLSVSSDSGHSSTLTTEPAAESPGRPPPTAAERQELDRLLGGCGVASGGRGAGRETAILDDEEQPTVGGGPHLGVYPGHRPGLSRHCSCRQGYRESCGVPNGGYYRPEGTLERRRLAYGGYEGSPQGYAEASMEKRRLCRSLSEGPYPCPPEMGKPATGDFGYRAPGYREVVILEDPGLPALYPCPACEEKLALPTAALYGLRLEREAGEGWATEAGKPLLHSVRPGHPLPLLLPACGHHHAPMPDYSCLKSPKAGEEGHEGCSYTMCPEGRYGHPGYPALVTYSYGGAVPSYCPAYGRVPHSCGSPGEGRGYPSPGAHSPRAGSISPGSPPYPQSRKLSYEIPTEEGGNRYPLPGHLASAGPLASAESLEPVSWREGPSGHSTLPRSPRDAPGSASSELSGPSTPLHTSSPVQGKESTRRQDTRSPTSAPTQRLSPGEALPPVSQAGTGKAPELPSGSGPEPPAPSPVSPTFPPSSPSDWPQERSPGGLSDGASPRSPVPTTLPGLRHAPWQGPRGPPDSPDGSPLTPVPSQMPWLVASPEPPQSSPTPAFPLAASYDTNGLTQPPLPEKRHLPGPGQQPGPWGPERASSPARGISHHVTFAPLLSDNVPQPPEPPTQESQSNVKFVQDTSKFWYKPHLSRDQAIALLKDKDPGAFLIRDSHSFQGAYGLALKVATPPPSAQPWKGDPLEQLVRHFLIETGPKGVKIKGCPSEPYFGSLSALVSQHSISPISLPCCLHIPSKDPLEETPEAPVPTNMSTAADLLRQGAACSVLYLTSVETESLTGPQAVARASSAALSCSPRPTPAVVHFKVSAQGITLTDNQRKLFFRRHYPVNSITFSSTDPQDRRWTNPDGTTSKIFGFVAKKPGSPWENVCHLFAELDPDQPAGAIVTFITKVLLGQRK, encoded by the exons CCTAGGAAAGCTGAGCCTCATAGTTTCCGGGAGAAGGTTTTCCGGAAGAAACCTCCAGTCTGTGCAGTATGTAAGGTGACCATCGATGGGACAGGCGTTTCGTGCAGAG TCTGCAAGGTGGCGACGCACAGAAAATGTGAAGCAAAG GTGACTTCAGCCTGTCAGGCCTTGCCTCCCGCGGAGTTG CGGCGAAACACGGCCCCAGTCAGGCGCATAGAGCACCTG GGATCCACCAAATCTCTGAACCACTCAAAGCAGCGAAGCACTCTGCCCAG GAGCTTCAGCCTGGATCCGCTCATGGAGCGGCGCTGGGACTTAGACCTCACCTACGTGACGGAGCGCATCTTGGCCGCCGCCTTCCCCGCGCGGCCCGATGAACAGCGGCACCGGGGCCACCTGCGCGAGCTGGCCCACGTGCTGCAATCCAAGCACCGGGACAAGTACCTG CTCTTCAACCTTTCAGAGAAAAGGCATGACCTGACCCGCTTAAACCCCAAG GTTCAGGACTTCGGCTGGCCTGAGCTGCATGCTCCACCCCTGGACAAGCTGTGCTCCATCTGCAAAGCCATGGAGACATGGCTCAGTGCTGACCCACAGCACGTGGTCGTACTATACTGCAAG ggAAGCAAGGGCAAGCTCGGGGTCATCGTTTCTGCCTACATGCACTACAGCAAGATCTCTGCAGG GGCTGACCAGGCACTGGCTACTCTTACCATGCGGAAATTCTGCGAGGACAAGGTGGCCACAGAACTGCAGCCCTCCCAGCGTCG ATACATCAGCTACTTCAGTGGGCTGCTGTCCGGCTCCATCAGAATGAACAGCAGCCCTCTCTTCCTGCACTATGTGCTCGTCCCCACGCTGCCAGCCTTTGAACCTGGCACAG GCTTCCAGCCCTTCCTTAAAATCTACCAGTCCATGCAGCTCGTCTACACGTCTGGAGTCTA TCACATTGCAGGCCCTGGTCCCCAGCAGCTTTGCATCAGCCTGGAGCCAGCCCTCCTCCTCAAAGGCGATGTCATG GTAACATGCTATCACAAGGGTGGCCGGGGCACAGACCGGACCCTGGTGTTCCGAGTCCAGTTTCACACCTGCACCATCCACGGACCACAGCTTACTTTCCCCAAGGACCAGCTGGACGAGGCCTGGACTG ATGAGAGGTTCCCCTTTCAAGCCTCCGTGGAGTTTGTCTTCTCCTCCAGCCCCGAGAAGATCAAAG GCAGCACTCCACGGAATGACCCCTCGGTCTCTGTCGACTACAACACCACTGAGCCGGCTGTGCGCTGGGACTCCTATGAGAACTTCAACCAGCACCACGAGGACAGTGTGGATG GCTCCCTGACCCACACCCGGGGTCCCCTGGATGGCAGTCCTTATGCCCAGGTGCAGCGGCCCCCCCGGCAGACCCCCCCGGCACCCTCTCCAGAGCCTCCACCACCCCCCATGCTCTCTGTCAGCAGCGACTCGGGCCATTCCTCCACGCTGACCACAGAGCCGGCTGCTGAGTCCCCTGGCCGGCCGCCCCCTACGGCTGCTGAACGGCAGGAGTTGGATCGCCTCCTAGGAGGCTGCGGAGTGGCCAGTGGGGGCCGGGGGGCTGGGCGAGAGACGGCCATCCTAGATGACGAAGAGCAGCCCACTGTGGGCGGAGGCCCCCACCTCGGAGTGTATCCAGGCCACAGGCCTGGCCTCAGCCGCCACTGCTCCTGCCGCCAGGGCTACCGGGAGTCCTGCGGGGTCCCCAATGGGGGCTACTACCGGCCAGAGGGAACCCTGGAGAGGAGGCGACTGGCCTATGGGGGCTATGAGGGATCCCCCCAGGGCTACGCTGAGGCCTCGATGGAGAAGAGGCGCCTCTGCCGATCGCTGTCAGAGGGGCCATACCCCTGCCCACCTGAGATGGGGAAACCAGCCACTGGGGACTTTGGCTACCGCGCCCCAGGCTACCGGGAGGTGGTCATCCTGGAGGACCCTGGGCTGCCTGCCCTATACCCATGCCCAGCCTGCGAGGAGAAGCTGGCGCTGCCTACAGCAGCCTTGTATGGACTGCGGCTGGAGAGGGAGGCTGGAGAAGGGTGGGCAACTGAGGCTGGCAAGCCTCTCCTGCACTCAGTGCGGCCTGGGCACCCGCTGCCTCTGCTCTTGCCTGCCTGTGGGCATCACCATGCCCCGATGCCTGACTACAGCTGCCTGAAGTCACCCAAGGCAGGCGAGGAAGGGCACGAGGGCTGCTCCTACACTATGTGCCCCGAAGGCAGGTATGGGCATCCAGGGTACCCTGCCCTGGTGACATACAGCTATGGAGGAGCAGTTCCCAGTTACTGCCCAGCATATGGCCGCGTGCCTCATAGCTGTGGCTCTCCAGGAGAGGGCAGAGGGTATCCCAGCCCTGGTGCCCACTCCCCACGGGCTGGCTCCATTTCCCCGGGCAGCCCGCCCTATCCACAATCTAGGAAGCTGAGCTACGAGATCCCTACGGAGGAGGGAGGGAACAGGTACCCATTGCCTGGGCACCTGGCCTCAGCAGGACCCTTGGCATCTGCAG AGTCGCTGGAGCCGGTGTCCTGGAGGGAGGGCCCCAGTGGGCACAGCACACTGCCTCGGTCTCCCCGAGATGCCCCAGGCAGTGCTTCGTCAGAGTTGTCTGGTCCCTCCACGCCCCTGCATACCAGCAGCCCAGTCCAGGGCAAGGAAAG CACCCGGCGACAGGACACCAGGTCCCCCACCTCAGCGCCCACTCAGAGACTGAGTCCTGGCGAGGCCTTGCCCCCTGTTTCCCAGGCAGGCACCGGAAAGGCCCCTGAGCTGCCTTCGGGAAGTGGGCCTGAGCCTCCGGCCCCTAGCCCCGTCTCTCCGACCTTTCCTCCCAGCTCGCCCAGTGACTGGCCTCAGGAAAGGAGTCCAGGGGGCCTCTCAGACGGCGCCAGTCCTCGGAGCCCTGTGCCTACCACACTTCCTGGCCTCCGCCACGCCCCCTGGCAAGGCCCTCGAGGCCCCCCAGACAGCCCAGATGGGTCTCCCCTCACTCCTGTGCCTTCCCAGATGCCCTGGCTTGTAGCCAGCCCAGAGCCGCCTCAGAGCTCACCCACACCTGCTTTCCCCCTGGCTGCCTCCTATGACACCAATGGCCTTACCCAGCCCCCACTTCCTGAGAAACGCCACCTGCCCGGGCCGGGGCAACAGCCAGGACCCTGGGGCCCAGAGCGGGCATCATCGCCAGCCAGAGGCATCAGTCACCATGTCACCTTCGCACCTCTGCTCTCGGATAATGTCCCCCAACCCCCAG AGCCTCCTACACAAGAGAGCCAAAGCAATGTCAAGTTTGTCCAGGATACATCCAAGTTCTGGTACAAGCCACACCTGTCCCGTGACCAAG CCATTGCCCTGCTGAAGGACAAGGACCCTGGGGCCTTCCTGATCAGGGACAGTCATTCATTCCAAGGAGCTTATGGGCTGGCCCTCAAGGTGGCCACACCGCCACCCAGTGCCCAGCCCTGGAAAG GGGACCCCTTGGAACAGCTGGTCCGCCATTTCCTCATTGAGACTGGGCCCAAAGGGGTGAAGATCAAGGGCTGCCCCAGTGAGCCCTACTTTG GCAGCCtgtccgccttggtctcccagcaCTCCATCTCCCCCATCTCCCTGCCCTGCTGTCTGCACATTCCCAGCAAAG ATCCTCTGGAAGAGACCCCAGAGGCTCCAGTGCCCACCAACATGAGCACAGCAGCAGACCTCCTGCGTCAGGGTGCTG CCTGCAGCGTGCTCTACTTGACCTCAGTGGAGACAGAGTCACTGACAGGCCCCCAAGCCGTGGCCCGGGCCAGCTCTGCAGCTCTGAGCTGCAGCCCCCGCCCAACACCAGCAGTTGTCCACTTCAAGGTGTCCGCCCAGGGCATTACACTGACGGACAACCAAAGGAA ACTATTCTTTCGCCGCCATTATCCAGTGAACAGCATCACCTTCTCCAGCACTGACCCTCAAGACCGGAG ATGGACCAACCCAGACGGGACCACCTCCAA GATCTTTGGTTTCGTGGCCAAGAAGCCGGGAAGCCCCTGGGAGAATGTGTGTCACCTCTTTGCAGAGCTTGACCCAGATCAGCCTGCTGGCGCCATTGTCACCTTCATCACCAAAGTTCTACTGGGccagagaaaatga
- the TNS2 gene encoding tensin-2 isoform X2, whose product MKSSGPVERLLRALGRRDSSRATSRPRKAEPHSFREKVFRKKPPVCAVCKVTIDGTGVSCRVCKVATHRKCEAKVTSACQALPPAELRRNTAPVRRIEHLGSTKSLNHSKQRSTLPRSFSLDPLMERRWDLDLTYVTERILAAAFPARPDEQRHRGHLRELAHVLQSKHRDKYLLFNLSEKRHDLTRLNPKVQDFGWPELHAPPLDKLCSICKAMETWLSADPQHVVVLYCKGSKGKLGVIVSAYMHYSKISAGADQALATLTMRKFCEDKVATELQPSQRRYISYFSGLLSGSIRMNSSPLFLHYVLVPTLPAFEPGTGFQPFLKIYQSMQLVYTSGVYHIAGPGPQQLCISLEPALLLKGDVMVTCYHKGGRGTDRTLVFRVQFHTCTIHGPQLTFPKDQLDEAWTDERFPFQASVEFVFSSSPEKIKGSTPRNDPSVSVDYNTTEPAVRWDSYENFNQHHEDSVDGSLTHTRGPLDGSPYAQVQRPPRQTPPAPSPEPPPPPMLSVSSDSGHSSTLTTEPAAESPGRPPPTAAERQELDRLLGGCGVASGGRGAGRETAILDDEEQPTVGGGPHLGVYPGHRPGLSRHCSCRQGYRESCGVPNGGYYRPEGTLERRRLAYGGYEGSPQGYAEASMEKRRLCRSLSEGPYPCPPEMGKPATGDFGYRAPGYREVVILEDPGLPALYPCPACEEKLALPTAALYGLRLEREAGEGWATEAGKPLLHSVRPGHPLPLLLPACGHHHAPMPDYSCLKSPKAGEEGHEGCSYTMCPEGRYGHPGYPALVTYSYGGAVPSYCPAYGRVPHSCGSPGEGRGYPSPGAHSPRAGSISPGSPPYPQSRKLSYEIPTEEGGNRYPLPGHLASAGPLASAESLEPVSWREGPSGHSTLPRSPRDAPGSASSELSGPSTPLHTSSPVQGKESTRRQDTRSPTSAPTQRLSPGEALPPVSQAGTGKAPELPSGSGPEPPAPSPVSPTFPPSSPSDWPQERSPGGLSDGASPRSPVPTTLPGLRHAPWQGPRGPPDSPDGSPLTPVPSQMPWLVASPEPPQSSPTPAFPLAASYDTNGLTQPPLPEKRHLPGPGQQPGPWGPERASSPARGISHHVTFAPLLSDNVPQPPEPPTQESQSNVKFVQDTSKFWYKPHLSRDQAIALLKDKDPGAFLIRDSHSFQGAYGLALKVATPPPSAQPWKGDPLEQLVRHFLIETGPKGVKIKGCPSEPYFGSLSALVSQHSISPISLPCCLHIPSKDPLEETPEAPVPTNMSTAADLLRQGAACSVLYLTSVETESLTGPQAVARASSAALSCSPRPTPAVVHFKVSAQGITLTDNQRKLFFRRHYPVNSITFSSTDPQDRRWTNPDGTTSKIFGFVAKKPGSPWENVCHLFAELDPDQPAGAIVTFITKVLLGQRK is encoded by the exons CCTAGGAAAGCTGAGCCTCATAGTTTCCGGGAGAAGGTTTTCCGGAAGAAACCTCCAGTCTGTGCAGTATGTAAGGTGACCATCGATGGGACAGGCGTTTCGTGCAGAG TCTGCAAGGTGGCGACGCACAGAAAATGTGAAGCAAAG GTGACTTCAGCCTGTCAGGCCTTGCCTCCCGCGGAGTTG CGGCGAAACACGGCCCCAGTCAGGCGCATAGAGCACCTG GGATCCACCAAATCTCTGAACCACTCAAAGCAGCGAAGCACTCTGCCCAG GAGCTTCAGCCTGGATCCGCTCATGGAGCGGCGCTGGGACTTAGACCTCACCTACGTGACGGAGCGCATCTTGGCCGCCGCCTTCCCCGCGCGGCCCGATGAACAGCGGCACCGGGGCCACCTGCGCGAGCTGGCCCACGTGCTGCAATCCAAGCACCGGGACAAGTACCTG CTCTTCAACCTTTCAGAGAAAAGGCATGACCTGACCCGCTTAAACCCCAAG GTTCAGGACTTCGGCTGGCCTGAGCTGCATGCTCCACCCCTGGACAAGCTGTGCTCCATCTGCAAAGCCATGGAGACATGGCTCAGTGCTGACCCACAGCACGTGGTCGTACTATACTGCAAG ggAAGCAAGGGCAAGCTCGGGGTCATCGTTTCTGCCTACATGCACTACAGCAAGATCTCTGCAGG GGCTGACCAGGCACTGGCTACTCTTACCATGCGGAAATTCTGCGAGGACAAGGTGGCCACAGAACTGCAGCCCTCCCAGCGTCG ATACATCAGCTACTTCAGTGGGCTGCTGTCCGGCTCCATCAGAATGAACAGCAGCCCTCTCTTCCTGCACTATGTGCTCGTCCCCACGCTGCCAGCCTTTGAACCTGGCACAG GCTTCCAGCCCTTCCTTAAAATCTACCAGTCCATGCAGCTCGTCTACACGTCTGGAGTCTA TCACATTGCAGGCCCTGGTCCCCAGCAGCTTTGCATCAGCCTGGAGCCAGCCCTCCTCCTCAAAGGCGATGTCATG GTAACATGCTATCACAAGGGTGGCCGGGGCACAGACCGGACCCTGGTGTTCCGAGTCCAGTTTCACACCTGCACCATCCACGGACCACAGCTTACTTTCCCCAAGGACCAGCTGGACGAGGCCTGGACTG ATGAGAGGTTCCCCTTTCAAGCCTCCGTGGAGTTTGTCTTCTCCTCCAGCCCCGAGAAGATCAAAG GCAGCACTCCACGGAATGACCCCTCGGTCTCTGTCGACTACAACACCACTGAGCCGGCTGTGCGCTGGGACTCCTATGAGAACTTCAACCAGCACCACGAGGACAGTGTGGATG GCTCCCTGACCCACACCCGGGGTCCCCTGGATGGCAGTCCTTATGCCCAGGTGCAGCGGCCCCCCCGGCAGACCCCCCCGGCACCCTCTCCAGAGCCTCCACCACCCCCCATGCTCTCTGTCAGCAGCGACTCGGGCCATTCCTCCACGCTGACCACAGAGCCGGCTGCTGAGTCCCCTGGCCGGCCGCCCCCTACGGCTGCTGAACGGCAGGAGTTGGATCGCCTCCTAGGAGGCTGCGGAGTGGCCAGTGGGGGCCGGGGGGCTGGGCGAGAGACGGCCATCCTAGATGACGAAGAGCAGCCCACTGTGGGCGGAGGCCCCCACCTCGGAGTGTATCCAGGCCACAGGCCTGGCCTCAGCCGCCACTGCTCCTGCCGCCAGGGCTACCGGGAGTCCTGCGGGGTCCCCAATGGGGGCTACTACCGGCCAGAGGGAACCCTGGAGAGGAGGCGACTGGCCTATGGGGGCTATGAGGGATCCCCCCAGGGCTACGCTGAGGCCTCGATGGAGAAGAGGCGCCTCTGCCGATCGCTGTCAGAGGGGCCATACCCCTGCCCACCTGAGATGGGGAAACCAGCCACTGGGGACTTTGGCTACCGCGCCCCAGGCTACCGGGAGGTGGTCATCCTGGAGGACCCTGGGCTGCCTGCCCTATACCCATGCCCAGCCTGCGAGGAGAAGCTGGCGCTGCCTACAGCAGCCTTGTATGGACTGCGGCTGGAGAGGGAGGCTGGAGAAGGGTGGGCAACTGAGGCTGGCAAGCCTCTCCTGCACTCAGTGCGGCCTGGGCACCCGCTGCCTCTGCTCTTGCCTGCCTGTGGGCATCACCATGCCCCGATGCCTGACTACAGCTGCCTGAAGTCACCCAAGGCAGGCGAGGAAGGGCACGAGGGCTGCTCCTACACTATGTGCCCCGAAGGCAGGTATGGGCATCCAGGGTACCCTGCCCTGGTGACATACAGCTATGGAGGAGCAGTTCCCAGTTACTGCCCAGCATATGGCCGCGTGCCTCATAGCTGTGGCTCTCCAGGAGAGGGCAGAGGGTATCCCAGCCCTGGTGCCCACTCCCCACGGGCTGGCTCCATTTCCCCGGGCAGCCCGCCCTATCCACAATCTAGGAAGCTGAGCTACGAGATCCCTACGGAGGAGGGAGGGAACAGGTACCCATTGCCTGGGCACCTGGCCTCAGCAGGACCCTTGGCATCTGCAG AGTCGCTGGAGCCGGTGTCCTGGAGGGAGGGCCCCAGTGGGCACAGCACACTGCCTCGGTCTCCCCGAGATGCCCCAGGCAGTGCTTCGTCAGAGTTGTCTGGTCCCTCCACGCCCCTGCATACCAGCAGCCCAGTCCAGGGCAAGGAAAG CACCCGGCGACAGGACACCAGGTCCCCCACCTCAGCGCCCACTCAGAGACTGAGTCCTGGCGAGGCCTTGCCCCCTGTTTCCCAGGCAGGCACCGGAAAGGCCCCTGAGCTGCCTTCGGGAAGTGGGCCTGAGCCTCCGGCCCCTAGCCCCGTCTCTCCGACCTTTCCTCCCAGCTCGCCCAGTGACTGGCCTCAGGAAAGGAGTCCAGGGGGCCTCTCAGACGGCGCCAGTCCTCGGAGCCCTGTGCCTACCACACTTCCTGGCCTCCGCCACGCCCCCTGGCAAGGCCCTCGAGGCCCCCCAGACAGCCCAGATGGGTCTCCCCTCACTCCTGTGCCTTCCCAGATGCCCTGGCTTGTAGCCAGCCCAGAGCCGCCTCAGAGCTCACCCACACCTGCTTTCCCCCTGGCTGCCTCCTATGACACCAATGGCCTTACCCAGCCCCCACTTCCTGAGAAACGCCACCTGCCCGGGCCGGGGCAACAGCCAGGACCCTGGGGCCCAGAGCGGGCATCATCGCCAGCCAGAGGCATCAGTCACCATGTCACCTTCGCACCTCTGCTCTCGGATAATGTCCCCCAACCCCCAG AGCCTCCTACACAAGAGAGCCAAAGCAATGTCAAGTTTGTCCAGGATACATCCAAGTTCTGGTACAAGCCACACCTGTCCCGTGACCAAG CCATTGCCCTGCTGAAGGACAAGGACCCTGGGGCCTTCCTGATCAGGGACAGTCATTCATTCCAAGGAGCTTATGGGCTGGCCCTCAAGGTGGCCACACCGCCACCCAGTGCCCAGCCCTGGAAAG GGGACCCCTTGGAACAGCTGGTCCGCCATTTCCTCATTGAGACTGGGCCCAAAGGGGTGAAGATCAAGGGCTGCCCCAGTGAGCCCTACTTTG GCAGCCtgtccgccttggtctcccagcaCTCCATCTCCCCCATCTCCCTGCCCTGCTGTCTGCACATTCCCAGCAAAG ATCCTCTGGAAGAGACCCCAGAGGCTCCAGTGCCCACCAACATGAGCACAGCAGCAGACCTCCTGCGTCAGGGTGCTG CCTGCAGCGTGCTCTACTTGACCTCAGTGGAGACAGAGTCACTGACAGGCCCCCAAGCCGTGGCCCGGGCCAGCTCTGCAGCTCTGAGCTGCAGCCCCCGCCCAACACCAGCAGTTGTCCACTTCAAGGTGTCCGCCCAGGGCATTACACTGACGGACAACCAAAGGAA ACTATTCTTTCGCCGCCATTATCCAGTGAACAGCATCACCTTCTCCAGCACTGACCCTCAAGACCGGAG ATGGACCAACCCAGACGGGACCACCTCCAA GATCTTTGGTTTCGTGGCCAAGAAGCCGGGAAGCCCCTGGGAGAATGTGTGTCACCTCTTTGCAGAGCTTGACCCAGATCAGCCTGCTGGCGCCATTGTCACCTTCATCACCAAAGTTCTACTGGGccagagaaaatga